A stretch of the Tannerella serpentiformis genome encodes the following:
- a CDS encoding metal ABC transporter permease: MDIFQYTFFQNALLGALFTTIACGIVGTYVVSRRLVFISGGVTHASFGGLGLGFYLGLDPFWAALTFAVLSAFGIEWVGRSGRVREDSAIAAFWSLGMAVGAIFIVLTPGYAPNLSSYLFGNILTISRADIGLTAAFATALSLFFALLYRPIVYTAFDRDFAQVQGLPVRRIESAMTLFTAITIVLSIRLVGIMLLMSLLTVPQMTVNLFTADFRRILFGSIALGFFACVCGLWLSFVLQVPSGAFIIVVLIVIFLLAKLIHARLLRKR, translated from the coding sequence CGGAGCACTTTTCACGACCATCGCCTGCGGCATAGTCGGCACATACGTTGTGTCACGCCGACTCGTCTTCATCAGCGGTGGCGTCACCCACGCCTCCTTCGGAGGTCTCGGCCTCGGCTTCTACCTCGGTCTGGATCCGTTTTGGGCCGCCCTTACGTTCGCCGTCCTCTCGGCCTTTGGGATCGAGTGGGTAGGTCGCTCCGGGCGTGTCCGCGAAGACTCCGCCATCGCCGCCTTCTGGTCGCTCGGCATGGCTGTCGGGGCCATCTTTATCGTCCTCACGCCGGGCTACGCTCCCAATCTCTCGTCGTATCTCTTTGGCAACATCCTCACCATCTCCCGTGCCGACATCGGTCTGACAGCCGCCTTCGCCACCGCCTTGAGTCTCTTTTTCGCCCTCCTCTACCGCCCGATCGTCTACACGGCCTTCGACCGCGATTTTGCCCAAGTGCAAGGCCTCCCCGTTCGGCGTATCGAGTCCGCCATGACCCTCTTCACGGCCATCACCATCGTCCTCTCGATCCGCCTCGTGGGCATCATGCTCCTGATGAGCCTCCTGACCGTCCCTCAGATGACAGTCAACCTCTTCACCGCCGACTTCCGCCGAATCCTCTTCGGCAGCATCGCCCTAGGGTTCTTCGCCTGCGTGTGCGGATTATGGTTGTCGTTTGTGCTGCAAGTCCCCTCGGGCGCCTTTATTATCGTAGTCCTGATCGTCATCTTCCTCCTCGCCAAACTCATTCACGCCCGTCTCCTCCGCAAGCGGTAG